Proteins from a single region of Aureibacter tunicatorum:
- a CDS encoding phosphoribosylpyrophosphate synthetase: protein MKSYDTLSEAINDMTSRGYEHDFQIENDYIKSSKGIKLGPKEFEIIEIHRFEGMSSTDDNEILFVIESNDGTKGYIIDAYGVYGDNISPELLTKFKEKY, encoded by the coding sequence ATGAAAAGCTACGACACGCTTAGTGAAGCAATCAACGATATGACATCAAGAGGCTATGAGCATGATTTTCAAATCGAGAATGATTATATCAAATCAAGCAAGGGTATAAAACTAGGTCCTAAAGAATTTGAAATAATCGAAATTCACAGATTCGAAGGCATGAGCAGTACGGATGACAATGAAATACTTTTTGTCATAGAAAGCAATGATGGTACAAAAGGCTATATAATTGATGCTTACGGAGTCTATGGAGACAATATTTCGCCAGAACTTCTTACTAAATTCAAAGAAAAATACTAA
- a CDS encoding aminotransferase class V-fold PLP-dependent enzyme has protein sequence MRRHDIFFTPGPSELYFTVDHHIKNALAMKIASISHRSNEFQEIYKHTSEQLKNLLSLPEGFKIFFLSSATEVWERTAQNLIKDSSLHIVNGAFSKKSYDAALKSGVKNAQMIESEWGAFPNLDSANVEFEPEVINVVYNETSTGVKADMESVYAMKNKYADSLLMVDVVSAAPVIDLDYNIVDSIYFSVQKCFGLPSGLGVWIVNEKCLARGKEIELTGTHVSAYHSLSSMEKQAENYQTPETPNMLGIYLLGRIAQDMNEKSLDLISNETKYKNIIISNAIKASKCLELSVRSEKLRSDTVIVTDIIDEVVFGDLSDELKKRKLVVGSGYGQQKGKQIRIANFPTHSKEHAMMLSDIIEKY, from the coding sequence ATGAGAAGACACGATATTTTCTTCACTCCCGGCCCTTCAGAGCTTTATTTCACTGTAGATCATCATATAAAAAATGCTTTGGCAATGAAAATAGCCAGTATTTCGCATCGATCTAATGAATTTCAGGAAATTTATAAGCATACAAGCGAACAGCTTAAGAACTTGTTGAGTCTTCCCGAGGGATTTAAAATCTTTTTTCTGAGTTCTGCTACAGAAGTGTGGGAGCGTACTGCACAAAATTTAATCAAAGATTCATCATTGCATATTGTAAATGGAGCTTTTTCGAAAAAGTCATATGATGCAGCATTAAAGTCAGGGGTGAAGAATGCTCAGATGATTGAATCTGAATGGGGTGCTTTCCCAAATTTGGATAGCGCGAATGTTGAATTTGAGCCAGAGGTTATAAATGTAGTTTATAACGAGACGAGCACAGGAGTAAAAGCGGATATGGAATCTGTTTACGCAATGAAGAATAAATATGCTGATTCGTTATTGATGGTTGATGTTGTTTCAGCAGCTCCAGTGATAGACTTGGACTATAATATTGTCGATTCAATATATTTTTCAGTTCAAAAGTGCTTTGGATTGCCTTCAGGCTTGGGAGTATGGATTGTTAATGAGAAATGCTTAGCTAGAGGAAAGGAAATTGAATTGACTGGAACGCATGTTAGCGCTTACCACTCGTTGTCTAGCATGGAAAAACAAGCTGAAAATTATCAAACGCCAGAGACTCCTAATATGCTTGGAATTTATTTGTTGGGTAGAATAGCTCAAGATATGAATGAAAAGAGTCTTGACTTGATAAGCAATGAAACAAAGTATAAAAATATTATTATATCAAATGCGATCAAGGCGAGCAAGTGCCTTGAATTGTCAGTGCGTTCTGAGAAATTAAGGTCTGATACCGTTATAGTTACTGATATAATTGATGAAGTTGTGTTTGGCGACTTATCTGATGAATTGAAAAAACGAAAATTAGTGGTAGGCAGTGGGTATGGACAACAAAAAGGAAAGCAAATTAGAATAGCGAATTTCCCTACTCACTCCAAGGAGCATGCGATGATGTTATCGGATATAATTGAGAAATATTAA
- a CDS encoding putative porin, whose protein sequence is MRNIFGWVLLVVVGFFCSISAMAQNIDNFSQNVEREKSNRQSILDDSTKLVYDASTIQYTTLKDVKFDQKRWYSIDTTLQRVRLWGTREANDYLVQNLGNPGTAVRPIYFVMPDQIGKNSGFQNYDLYFNDHNSIKYYDTKSPVTSIDLVLGSQTRSILDVGFTRNVNPRWNVGLKFTHYSIDKILDRAGKNDFNVLNYQLQFFTNYTSQNNKYKALFNFTRFDHKVFEQGGIINEDSLFYLNEQAPVYLTQAQSQDMRFNYHLYHQYELANGFTAYHEADILSQTNTFSDDDWTVDSLFIKYKYPPIFDERMTNELSRFNSVSNEVGLKGNWKNWYVLAYFRRRDTFFETKYISGLQSRGENYLGGYMRLDLDSLSNVELKAEFNQFGDHILYGKYTHKLFDVSYNRTQFAVPYLYEDYLSNHHSWSNNFRANQADQIKGAIKLSLWNNNLRLKPHFTFTNVFDFVYLDENGNPQQSGAPAQMISPGFDLKLRFFKYLNFETSIIYSVVTGGSRDIFRIPDLYTNTRFYFANNIFGGKINFQGGLDLHYTSEYYAYDYDPTTQQFILQNNQLVENFPVLDAYISFTISTLTAYIKATNILQSQGEGYFVTPYYTGPKTGIDIGFRWYFFD, encoded by the coding sequence GTGAGAAATATTTTTGGTTGGGTATTATTAGTAGTTGTTGGCTTTTTTTGTTCTATCAGCGCAATGGCTCAGAATATAGACAATTTCTCTCAAAATGTAGAAAGAGAGAAGTCCAATAGACAAAGTATTCTTGATGATTCCACGAAGCTAGTATATGATGCGTCAACAATTCAATACACAACATTGAAGGACGTTAAGTTTGATCAAAAACGCTGGTATAGCATAGACACAACATTGCAACGAGTAAGATTGTGGGGAACAAGAGAAGCTAATGATTATTTAGTTCAAAATTTAGGAAATCCAGGGACAGCAGTAAGGCCTATATATTTTGTAATGCCGGATCAGATTGGCAAAAACTCTGGTTTTCAAAATTATGACTTGTACTTCAATGATCATAATTCGATTAAGTATTATGATACAAAATCTCCAGTAACGAGCATAGACTTAGTGTTGGGGAGCCAAACAAGGTCGATATTGGATGTTGGTTTTACTAGAAATGTAAACCCAAGATGGAATGTAGGTTTAAAGTTTACGCATTATTCTATAGACAAGATACTTGATAGAGCTGGAAAAAATGATTTCAATGTATTGAATTATCAACTTCAGTTTTTTACGAATTATACGTCTCAGAATAACAAGTATAAAGCTTTGTTCAATTTTACGAGATTTGATCACAAGGTATTTGAGCAAGGAGGGATTATTAATGAGGATTCGTTATTTTATTTGAATGAGCAAGCTCCTGTTTATTTGACTCAAGCTCAATCGCAGGATATGCGATTTAATTATCACTTGTATCATCAGTATGAGCTGGCTAATGGTTTTACTGCTTATCACGAAGCGGATATATTATCTCAGACAAATACTTTTTCTGATGATGATTGGACGGTTGACTCCCTTTTTATAAAGTACAAATATCCTCCAATTTTTGATGAGCGTATGACTAATGAGTTGTCCAGATTCAATTCAGTTTCAAATGAGGTGGGACTGAAAGGAAATTGGAAAAATTGGTATGTATTGGCTTATTTTAGGCGTAGGGACACTTTCTTTGAGACAAAATATATCTCAGGCTTGCAGAGCAGAGGCGAAAACTATCTTGGAGGTTATATGAGGCTTGATCTAGACTCTTTGAGCAATGTTGAGTTGAAAGCTGAATTTAATCAATTTGGAGACCATATTTTATATGGTAAATATACGCATAAGCTATTTGATGTATCTTACAATAGAACGCAATTTGCTGTGCCTTATCTATATGAAGATTATTTATCCAATCATCATTCGTGGTCCAATAATTTTAGAGCTAATCAAGCGGACCAAATAAAAGGTGCTATAAAATTATCGTTGTGGAATAATAATTTGAGGTTGAAGCCACATTTTACGTTTACTAACGTATTTGATTTTGTTTATTTGGATGAAAATGGGAACCCGCAACAATCCGGAGCCCCTGCCCAAATGATTTCACCTGGTTTTGACCTGAAGTTGAGATTTTTCAAATATCTTAATTTTGAGACGAGTATAATTTATTCTGTTGTTACTGGCGGATCACGAGATATTTTTAGAATTCCGGATTTGTACACAAATACTAGATTCTATTTTGCGAATAATATCTTTGGCGGAAAGATTAATTTTCAAGGAGGTCTTGATTTGCATTATACTTCTGAGTATTACGCTTACGATTATGATCCGACGACACAACAGTTTATTCTTCAGAATAATCAGTTAGTGGAAAATTTTCCTGTATTGGATGCATATATAAGTTTTACCATTAGTACGTTAACTGCTTATATTAAGGCTACAAATATTTTACAAAGTCAAGGAGAAGGATATTTTGTAACACCATATTATACTGGACCTAAGACGGGTATAGACATCGGTTTCAGATGGTATTTCTTTGACTAA
- the lpxK gene encoding tetraacyldisaccharide 4'-kinase, whose product MKIGQLLLMPFSLIYKQATDFRNHLFNIGSKRSLKFEPFIINVGNLSVGGTGKSPMVEYLIRMLSEKYVAATLSRGYGRMTRGFRIASLDDSAQTLGDEPFQFFRKYGEDVLVTVGEERARAIPEILMAHEETNLILLDDAYQHRYVQPDVNILLTEYSKPFFNDYVLPAGRLRESRKGADRADIIIVTKCPELIENKEEYITRIRKYNENANIFFSKIKYGSPKPFQEGNTLSENVFIFTGIAKPEPFHGHIDSFLNVKGKKAFKDHHNYTEADISDLKKIVDEHENLSLITTEKDYVKFLSKELAECSKSLPLFYIPIEAELNDAVGFEKVINDKIENYFNRS is encoded by the coding sequence ATGAAAATAGGCCAGTTGCTATTAATGCCGTTTTCTTTAATTTATAAACAGGCGACGGACTTTAGGAATCATTTATTCAATATTGGTTCCAAAAGATCATTGAAGTTTGAGCCATTTATAATAAATGTAGGGAATTTGTCTGTCGGTGGCACAGGTAAAAGTCCAATGGTGGAGTATTTAATTCGGATGTTGTCTGAAAAATACGTTGCGGCGACTCTAAGCAGAGGATACGGTCGTATGACAAGAGGATTTAGAATAGCTTCTTTGGATGATTCGGCCCAGACTTTGGGAGATGAACCGTTCCAGTTTTTTCGCAAATACGGAGAAGATGTGTTGGTGACAGTAGGGGAGGAAAGAGCTAGAGCGATACCTGAGATTTTGATGGCTCATGAAGAAACGAATCTTATATTGCTTGATGACGCATATCAACATAGATATGTTCAACCGGATGTCAACATATTGTTGACGGAATACTCGAAGCCATTCTTTAATGATTATGTCCTACCCGCAGGGAGATTGAGAGAGTCGAGAAAAGGCGCTGACCGTGCTGATATTATCATAGTTACCAAGTGTCCTGAGCTCATAGAAAATAAAGAGGAATACATTACACGCATTCGAAAATATAATGAGAATGCGAATATTTTTTTCTCAAAAATAAAATATGGAAGCCCAAAACCTTTTCAAGAAGGAAATACATTGTCTGAAAATGTTTTTATATTTACGGGAATTGCCAAGCCAGAGCCTTTTCATGGTCACATTGATAGCTTTTTAAATGTTAAAGGCAAAAAGGCTTTTAAAGATCATCATAATTATACTGAAGCTGATATTTCGGATTTGAAAAAAATTGTTGATGAGCATGAAAATCTTTCATTGATCACTACGGAAAAAGATTATGTGAAGTTTTTGAGCAAGGAATTGGCAGAGTGTTCTAAAAGCCTTCCTTTGTTTTATATTCCAATAGAAGCGGAACTGAACGATGCTGTTGGATTTGAGAAGGTGATAAATGATAAGATTGAGAATTATTTTAATAGGAGTTAA
- a CDS encoding Nif3-like dinuclear metal center hexameric protein, with the protein MPKIKEVIQFLENIAPLSYQESYDNSGLIVGNQNTEITGILVTLDTTEEVIKEAIEKNCNLIVSHHPIIFKGLKKINGKNYVERTVIDAIKNDIAIYAIHTNLDNVSEGVNKKLADKIGLSNVRTLSPKTGLLKKLEVFCPPEKMADIKNALHKAGAGEIGNYEQASFISNGTGTFLPKAEANPYSGEKGELSNVEEKKLELIFPAYLEGRILSAMQSAHPYEEVAYFVHDLGNSFQTVGSGMIGELTEALSPIEFLTLLKKNLNLEALRYTETHKKQIKRVAICGGAGSFLLRNALHQSADAFVTGDFKYHEFFDAEQKLIIADIGHYESEVYTKELICGFLSKKFISFTVYHSEINTNPVRYI; encoded by the coding sequence ATGCCTAAAATAAAAGAAGTCATTCAATTTTTAGAAAATATCGCCCCGTTATCTTATCAGGAAAGCTATGATAACTCAGGGCTAATTGTTGGCAACCAAAACACAGAGATCACCGGTATCTTGGTAACTTTGGACACGACTGAAGAGGTGATTAAAGAAGCTATCGAAAAGAATTGCAATTTGATCGTATCACATCACCCGATCATCTTCAAAGGCCTAAAAAAAATCAACGGCAAGAACTATGTGGAACGCACAGTCATAGACGCTATCAAAAACGATATTGCCATCTACGCCATTCACACGAATTTGGACAATGTCTCCGAGGGCGTCAACAAAAAGCTTGCTGACAAGATCGGACTAAGCAACGTAAGGACTTTATCTCCAAAAACAGGCTTGCTAAAAAAACTTGAAGTGTTTTGTCCACCGGAAAAGATGGCGGATATCAAAAACGCGCTCCACAAAGCAGGTGCCGGAGAAATTGGGAATTACGAGCAAGCAAGTTTCATATCTAATGGCACAGGAACTTTTCTTCCCAAAGCAGAAGCGAATCCATATTCTGGCGAAAAAGGGGAACTATCAAATGTCGAAGAAAAAAAGCTCGAGTTGATTTTCCCTGCTTATCTGGAAGGACGAATATTATCCGCTATGCAAAGCGCTCATCCATATGAGGAAGTTGCTTACTTTGTTCATGACCTCGGAAATTCTTTTCAAACCGTAGGCTCAGGCATGATTGGAGAATTAACAGAAGCTCTTTCACCCATTGAGTTCTTAACCCTTTTGAAAAAAAATCTAAACCTTGAAGCATTACGATACACAGAGACTCATAAGAAACAAATCAAGCGCGTCGCCATATGCGGAGGAGCCGGCAGTTTTTTACTGAGAAACGCTCTTCACCAATCCGCAGACGCTTTTGTGACCGGAGATTTCAAATACCATGAATTTTTTGACGCTGAACAAAAACTTATCATAGCCGACATCGGTCATTATGAAAGTGAAGTTTATACAAAAGAATTAATTTGCGGGTTTTTGTCAAAAAAATTCATTAGCTTTACGGTCTATCATTCTGAAATTAATACAAATCCAGTTCGGTATATATAA
- a CDS encoding zinc ribbon domain-containing protein, with amino-acid sequence MENTVAQKLEALVKLQSIDTQLDEIKKIRGALPEEVNDLEDDIAGFETRIQKYNDEIQAQETRIDELKVAKKDAENLIVKYNDQQMNVRNNREYDAITKEIELQNLEIQVCEKRTKEANATIERINSQIEETNQLLNDKKEDLETKQNELGVIISESEDDENKLLKSRDKAYKIVDERLRTAYDRIRKNARNGLAVVNVERNACGGCFNMVPPQRQSDIREKKKIIVCEHCGRILADVEIELVPEEKPKRTKRTTTKKKSS; translated from the coding sequence ATGGAAAATACTGTAGCACAAAAACTTGAAGCACTTGTAAAGCTTCAATCAATTGATACGCAACTTGACGAAATAAAAAAAATAAGAGGAGCGCTTCCTGAAGAAGTTAACGACTTAGAGGATGACATCGCCGGATTCGAAACAAGAATTCAAAAATACAACGATGAAATCCAAGCGCAAGAAACGCGTATCGATGAGCTTAAAGTTGCAAAAAAAGACGCTGAAAATCTTATAGTAAAATATAACGATCAGCAAATGAACGTTCGTAACAACAGGGAGTATGACGCGATCACTAAGGAAATAGAATTGCAAAATCTAGAAATCCAAGTGTGCGAAAAGCGTACTAAAGAAGCCAATGCGACTATCGAACGAATCAATTCTCAGATCGAAGAAACAAATCAACTTTTGAATGACAAGAAAGAAGATTTGGAAACTAAGCAAAACGAACTGGGCGTTATCATCTCTGAAAGCGAAGATGACGAAAACAAGCTTCTTAAAAGCAGAGACAAGGCTTATAAAATCGTTGACGAGAGATTAAGAACTGCTTACGATAGAATTCGTAAAAACGCGAGAAATGGCTTGGCAGTAGTTAATGTTGAAAGAAATGCTTGTGGCGGTTGCTTCAACATGGTTCCTCCTCAAAGACAATCTGATATTCGCGAGAAGAAGAAAATCATCGTTTGCGAACACTGCGGAAGAATCTTAGCAGATGTTGAAATCGAGCTTGTTCCTGAAGAGAAACCGAAAAGAACAAAAAGAACGACAACGAAGAAAAAATCATCATAA
- a CDS encoding hotdog fold thioesterase, with protein MLNTSIPLEQLNAQSKNTLIEHLNIRYTEITESYIKGTMPVNPTTHQPLGLLHGGASAALAETLASVGANLTINPKTHYCVGLEINANHIKSVKDGIVTGIATPLHMGRTTQVWEIRISNEDNKLLCISRMTVAVMAKK; from the coding sequence ATGCTGAATACTTCCATTCCCTTGGAGCAACTAAATGCGCAAAGCAAAAACACCCTTATTGAACACCTCAACATACGCTATACCGAGATTACCGAGTCTTACATCAAAGGAACAATGCCAGTAAACCCAACAACGCACCAACCTTTGGGACTATTGCATGGTGGAGCTTCTGCGGCTTTGGCTGAGACTTTAGCCAGCGTTGGAGCAAATCTTACTATAAACCCTAAGACTCACTATTGCGTTGGACTTGAAATCAACGCTAATCACATTAAAAGTGTCAAAGATGGCATTGTAACCGGAATTGCGACACCCTTGCATATGGGTAGGACTACGCAAGTATGGGAGATTCGCATAAGCAATGAGGACAACAAGTTGCTTTGCATCAGCAGAATGACTGTGGCTGTTATGGCTAAAAAATAA
- a CDS encoding chorismate-binding protein has protein sequence METIQETSMANTIFEKMAVIFNAAIEAKLPIAIWRSPNSNTFNTVIQTTKSDNIWLNSIEDVMKQEGFIFAPFNTDSRKIICISSELAYEITESTCTHNATSSVAREFHKTLDFSSLKNSIKYHFPNKGQEKHHSTYKETFINNVKNGIKNINEGSLTKIVPSKTKSIQLRSDFDPLNTFHNLSSSYSNAFISLISIPEIGTWMGATPEILIQVNQNHIFKTVALAGTQLYTGQKLGDVSWKQKEIEEQALVSRYIINRFKKIRLREFDEYGPKTIKAGNLLHLKTSFEVDMKETERPDLPQKMLELLHPTSAVCGMPREEALKFLNNNEKHDRKYFSGFLGPINVQDNSSLFVNLRCMELLEGQAILYAGAGVTEDSDPESEWNETEQKCNTLLNYLQTNLD, from the coding sequence ATGGAAACTATACAGGAAACATCAATGGCTAATACCATCTTCGAAAAGATGGCTGTTATTTTTAATGCGGCAATTGAAGCAAAACTTCCAATTGCAATATGGAGAAGTCCTAATTCAAATACTTTCAATACTGTTATTCAAACAACTAAATCTGACAATATTTGGCTTAATAGTATCGAAGATGTAATGAAACAAGAGGGCTTCATATTTGCTCCATTCAACACTGATTCTCGCAAAATCATTTGTATATCATCTGAATTAGCTTACGAAATTACTGAAAGCACATGTACTCATAACGCCACATCAAGTGTTGCAAGAGAATTTCATAAAACATTGGATTTTTCCTCATTGAAAAATTCCATCAAATACCATTTCCCTAATAAAGGCCAAGAAAAGCATCATAGCACGTATAAAGAAACGTTTATTAATAATGTTAAAAATGGAATAAAAAACATAAATGAAGGAAGCTTAACTAAAATTGTACCCTCTAAGACGAAATCTATCCAGCTAAGGTCTGATTTTGATCCATTGAACACTTTCCATAATCTTTCTTCATCATATTCAAACGCATTCATTTCCCTAATATCGATACCAGAAATAGGCACTTGGATGGGAGCAACACCTGAAATACTTATACAGGTGAATCAAAACCACATTTTCAAAACCGTTGCCTTAGCGGGAACCCAACTCTATACTGGCCAAAAATTAGGCGATGTGAGTTGGAAACAAAAAGAAATTGAGGAACAAGCTTTAGTTAGCAGGTACATCATCAATCGTTTCAAAAAAATCAGACTAAGGGAATTTGACGAATACGGGCCAAAAACAATCAAAGCAGGCAATTTGCTTCATTTAAAAACATCTTTCGAAGTTGATATGAAAGAAACAGAAAGGCCCGATCTGCCCCAAAAAATGCTTGAACTGCTGCACCCTACTTCAGCCGTTTGCGGCATGCCAAGAGAAGAGGCCTTGAAATTTCTAAATAATAATGAAAAACACGATAGAAAATATTTTAGTGGATTTTTAGGCCCAATAAATGTGCAAGACAATAGTAGCCTATTTGTTAATCTTCGTTGCATGGAACTTCTTGAAGGCCAAGCCATTCTTTATGCAGGCGCTGGAGTAACAGAGGATTCTGATCCTGAGTCGGAATGGAACGAAACAGAACAAAAGTGCAATACTTTATTGAACTATCTTCAAACAAATTTAGACTAA
- a CDS encoding twitch domain-containing radical SAM protein: MANTEDTPNNIPIPNAFCIMPWVHFHSTYQGTVQACCNANIKFGNINQQSIDEIWNGDDIKNIRQNFLENKKDNRCSICYNQEESGKKSLRQISNEKFITLSQEIISQNTTHSPNPKYYDIRFSNLCNLRCRTCWHGYSSKWHSDALALKSTKAKKALIQNVSDISDFINQFAKHINAIEEIYFAGGEPLIMQEHYDILKLLHEKRLFNIRIRYNTNLTKLEFNNHSILNLWKDFTNIEIGISIDSTTNQNNYIRKDSRFESLIENINQVKNHCSHAKLTLTPTISIFNIHRLTSLHDYFIKHKLISPNDVYLNLLERPYHYNICLLPKHLKQEYSLEIKSYTQSLFDLQTINENTYNDFLSICEYMHGKDLSNKIPKLKLELDKLDQIRNESFQEKIPELGKIFQKNAWK, translated from the coding sequence ATGGCTAATACTGAAGACACACCTAACAATATTCCAATACCCAATGCATTCTGCATTATGCCTTGGGTTCATTTTCACTCTACTTACCAAGGAACCGTTCAAGCATGTTGCAATGCAAATATCAAATTTGGCAACATTAACCAACAAAGCATCGATGAAATTTGGAACGGAGATGACATAAAGAACATTCGACAAAATTTCCTTGAAAACAAAAAAGACAATCGATGTTCTATATGCTATAATCAAGAGGAGTCGGGAAAAAAAAGCTTAAGGCAAATTTCCAATGAGAAATTCATTACTCTTAGCCAAGAAATTATTTCTCAGAACACAACACATTCTCCCAACCCCAAATACTACGACATTCGTTTCTCTAATCTATGCAATCTACGATGCAGAACTTGCTGGCACGGATACAGTTCTAAATGGCACTCAGATGCATTAGCACTAAAAAGCACAAAAGCGAAAAAAGCATTGATCCAAAACGTCTCCGATATTTCTGATTTCATTAATCAATTCGCCAAACATATTAATGCAATTGAAGAAATTTACTTCGCAGGTGGAGAGCCATTAATCATGCAAGAGCATTATGACATACTCAAACTTTTGCATGAAAAAAGGCTTTTCAACATTAGAATTCGCTACAATACCAATCTTACCAAACTTGAATTCAATAATCATTCTATCTTGAACTTATGGAAAGACTTCACAAATATTGAAATTGGGATAAGCATTGACAGTACCACAAATCAAAATAACTATATTAGAAAAGACTCTCGATTCGAAAGTCTTATCGAAAACATTAATCAAGTTAAAAATCATTGTTCCCACGCAAAACTCACCCTCACTCCAACCATCAGCATTTTCAATATACATCGCCTGACATCGCTTCATGACTATTTCATTAAGCACAAATTAATTTCTCCCAATGACGTCTATTTAAACTTGCTAGAACGGCCTTATCATTACAACATATGCCTACTTCCCAAACACCTCAAGCAAGAATACTCTTTAGAAATCAAATCTTACACCCAATCCCTATTTGACCTTCAAACAATAAATGAAAACACCTATAATGACTTTCTTTCCATATGCGAATACATGCATGGCAAGGATTTAAGCAATAAAATCCCCAAGTTAAAACTCGAGCTTGATAAGCTTGATCAAATAAGGAATGAATCATTTCAAGAAAAAATTCCCGAATTGGGAAAAATTTTTCAAAAAAATGCTTGGAAGTGA
- a CDS encoding YceI family protein, with protein sequence MKKVLYIALALITFAFTNASAQTVDSKKSSIQWTGEKVTGKHWGHINIKSGDVETKNGKLVGGHFVINMNSITCDDIENKDYNQKLVGHLKNEDFFDVAKFPEAKFVITKAVEKKGKNGNNYEITGDLTIKGISHSITFPARVDIKGNSATANASVDIDRTKWNVKYGSGSFFDNLGDRTIYDEFNLKISLATKE encoded by the coding sequence ATGAAAAAGGTACTTTACATTGCCCTAGCGTTGATCACTTTTGCTTTTACTAACGCATCCGCTCAAACAGTTGACTCAAAAAAAAGCTCTATCCAGTGGACTGGAGAAAAGGTTACTGGCAAGCACTGGGGGCATATCAACATCAAATCCGGAGATGTTGAAACTAAAAATGGCAAACTAGTGGGCGGACATTTTGTGATAAACATGAATTCTATCACTTGCGATGACATAGAAAACAAAGACTACAATCAAAAATTGGTAGGCCACTTGAAGAATGAAGATTTCTTTGATGTTGCTAAGTTCCCTGAAGCTAAGTTTGTAATCACCAAGGCTGTTGAGAAAAAGGGCAAAAATGGCAACAATTATGAAATCACAGGAGACTTGACAATCAAAGGCATTTCTCACTCGATCACTTTCCCGGCAAGAGTAGACATCAAAGGAAATTCTGCAACTGCTAATGCAAGTGTTGATATCGACAGAACGAAGTGGAATGTTAAATATGGTTCAGGATCTTTCTTCGACAACTTAGGAGACAGAACGATCTATGACGAATTCAACTTGAAAATCTCTTTGGCAACCAAAGAATAA